A section of the Oryzias latipes chromosome 8, ASM223467v1 genome encodes:
- the farsa gene encoding phenylalanine--tRNA ligase alpha subunit, producing the protein MADSASVEALLQHVEKADGGVDSLDVASSIGVDHQVIVGAVKSLQSLGDVISAEQRSSKHWELTDEGTELAEQGSHEARVFGSIPLEGLPQSELMKLSFGKIGFSKAMSNKWIRVDKSHEGGPRIFRSVENIQDQVREKLLLVRSGAQLEEKDKNELKKRKLLTEVTVKSYWITRGSSFSTTLTKQETELTPEMIATGSWKDRKFKPYNFEAMGVAPDCGHLHPLMKVRTQFRQIFLEMGFSEMPTNNFIESSFWNFDSLFQPQQHPARDQHDTFFLSDPALAHEFPQDYLERVKTVHSEGGYGSQGYKYDWKMEEAQKNILRTHTTAVSARMLYKLAQQEKFTPVKYFSIDRVFRNETLDATHLAEFHQIEGVVADYGLTLGDLMGVLHQFFTKLGITKLRFKPAYNPYTEPSMEVFSYHEGLKKWVEVGNSGVFRPEMLLPMGLPEDVSVIAWGLSLERPTMIKYGINNIRELVGHKVNLQMVYDSPICRLDS; encoded by the exons ATGGCGGACTCCGCATCTGTAGAGGCGCTTCTGCAGCATGTTGAGAAGGCGGACGGCGGCGTGGACAGCCTGGATGTGGCGAGCAGCATCGGAGTAGACCACCAGGTCATCGTCGGAGCCGTGAAGAGTCTTCAGTCGCTTGGAGAC GTTATCTCAGCCGAACAGCGTTCCTCGAAGCACTGGGAGCTGACCGACGAGGGCACGGAGTTAGCCGAGCAGGGCAGCCATGAAGCCCGGGTCTTTGGCTCCATTCCTCTGGAAGGTCTGCCGCAGAGCGAACTCATG aaactgtcctttGGGAAGATCGGCTTCAGCAAGGCCATGTCCAACAAGTGGATCCGGGTGGACAAGTCCCACGAGGGGGGGCCCAGGATCTTCCGAAGC GTGGAGAACATACAGGACCAGGTGAGGGAAAAGCTGCTTCTGGTGCGGAGCGGAGCTCAGCTGGAGGAGAAGGACAAAAACGAGCTGAAGAAGAGGAAGCTGCTCACCGAGGT AACAGTGAAATCTTATTGGATCACCAGAGGAAGCTCCTTCAGCACCACCCTGACCAAACAGGAGACGGAGCTCACGCCTGAGATGATTGCCAC AGGCAGCTGGAAGGACCGAAAGTTTAAACCCTACAACTTTGAGGCCATGGGCGTGGCTCCAGACTGCGGTCACCTGCACCCGCTGATGAAGGTGCGAACACAGTTCAGGCAGATCTTCCTGGAGATGGG TTTTAGTGAGATGCCCACAAATAACTTCATAGAAAGCTCCTTCTGGAACTTCGACTCCCTCTTCCAGCCGCAGCAGCACCCCGCCCGGGACCAGCACGACACCTTCTTCCTGTCAG ACCCAGCACTTGCCCACGAGTTCCCTCAGGACTACCTGGAGAGGGTGAAGACGGTCCACTCAGAGGGGGGCTACGGGTCTCAAGG GTACAAATATGACTGGAAGATGGAAGAGGCTCAGAAGAACATCCTCCGCACTCACACTACAGCGGTCAGCGCACGCATGCTCTATAAGCTGGCACAGCAG GAGAAGTTCACTCCCGTCAAGTATTTCTCCATCGATCGGGTCTTCAGGAACGAGACCTTGGACGCCACCCATCTGGCAGAGTTTCACCAGATCGAGGGGGTGGTGGCCGACTACGGCCTGACGCTGGGGGACCTCATGGGCGTCCTGCACCAGTTCTTCACCAAACTAG GAATCACTAAACTGCGCTTCAAACCTGCATATAATCCGTACACGGAGCCCAGCATGGAGGTGTTCAGCTACCATGAAG GACTGAAGAAGTGGGTGGAGGTGGGAAACTCTGGCGTCTTCAGACCGGAGATGCTGCTGCCCATGGGGCTGCCGGAGGACGTGTCGGTCATCGCTTGGGGCTTGTCTCTGGAGAG ACCCACCATGATCAAATACGGCATCAACAACATCCGAGAGCTGGTGGGACACAAGGTCAACTTGCAGATGGTCTACGACAGCCCTATATGCCGGCTGGACTCttaa
- the gcdh gene encoding glutaryl-CoA dehydrogenase, mitochondrial, with product MALRNAVHRLLVRPHRCALVSACRAQGTAAATRHDAEKFEQKAKAPKVQFDWRDALDLEGQLTEEEVMIRDSFRTYCQEKLMPRILMANRHEVFHREIVSEMGDMGVLGPTIKGYGCAGTSYVAYGLIAREVERVDSGYRSVMSVQSSLVMHPINAYGTEEQKQKYLPRLARGEILGCFGLTEPNHGSDPSGMETRAKYNPSSGTYSLTGSKTWITNSPVADIAVVWAKCEDGKVRGFILERGMKGFSTPKIEGKFSLRASATGMILMDEVEVPEENLLPKVTGLGGPFGCLNNARYGIAWGALGAAEFCFHAARQYTLDRIQFGVPLARNQLIQKKMADMLTEITVGLQSCLQLGRLIDEKKAAPEMISMLKRNSCGKALDIARQARDMLGGNGIADEYHIIRHVMNLEAVNTYEGTHDIHALILGRAITGLQSFTVGK from the exons ATGGCATTGAGAAACGCTGTGCACCGTCTCTTGGTCCGTCCTCACAGATGCGCTCTGGTCTCCGCTTGCAGAGCTCAAGGAACGGCGGCGGCCACCCGGCACG ATGCAGAGAAGTTTGAACAGAAGGCTAAGGCGC CTAAGGTCCAGTTCGACTGGCGTGATGCGCTGGACCTCGAGGGCCAGCTGACGGAGGAGGAGGTCATGATCAGGGATTCGTTTCGGACTTACTGCCAGGAGAAGCTCATGCCTCGCATCCTGATGGCAAACAGACATGAAG tcTTCCACAGAGAAATAGTGTCAGAGATGGGAGATATGGGGGTCCTTGGCCCAACCATCAAAG GTTACGGCTGTGCGGGAACGAGCTACGTCGCCTACGGTTTGATTGCCAGAGAGGTGGAGAGAGTGGACAGTGGCTACCGCTCAGTGATGAGCGTTCAGTCCTCCCTGGTCATGCATCCCATTAATGCATACGGAACAGAGGAGCAGAAGCAGAAGTACCTTCCCAGGCTGG CTCGTGGGGAAATCCTGGGCTGCTTTGGTTTGACCGAACCCAACCACGGCAGTGACCCCAGCGGCATGGAGACCAGAGCCAAGTACAACCCCTCCAGCGGCACCTACTCCCTGACGGGCTCAAAGACGTG GATCACCAACTCTCCAGTGGCGGACATCGCGGTGGTCTGGGCTAAATGCGAGGATGGAAAAGTTCGCGGTTTCATCCTGGAGCGCGGCATGAAGGGCTTCTCCACGCCGAAGATCGAGGGGAAGTTCTCTCTGAGAGCCTCAGCCACAGGAATGATCCTCATGGATGAGGTGGAGGTCCCCGAGGAGAACCTGCTGCCTAAAGTCACAGGCTTGGGG GGTCCTTTCGGCTGCCTGAACAACGCCCGTTACGGCATTGCGTGGGGGGCTCTGGGTGCAGCCGAGTTCTGCTTCCATGCTGCTCGTCAGTACACGCTCGACAG AATCCAGTTTGGCGTTCCATTGGCGAGGAACCAGCTGATCCAGAAGAAGATGGCCGACATGCTGACGGAGATCACTGTGGGTCTGCAGTCCTGTCTGCAGCTGGGCAGACTCATCGATGAGAAAAA AGCGGCGCCGGAGATGATCTCCATGCTGAAGAGGAACAGCTGTGGCAAAGCGCTGGACATCGCCCGGCAGGCCAGAGACATGCTGGGAGGAAACGGCATCGCAGACGAGTACCACATCATCCGCCACGTCATGAACCTGGAGGCCGTCAACACGTACGAAG GCACCCACGACATCCACGCCCTGATCCTGGGCAGAGCCATCACCGGGCTGCAGTCCTTCACCGTGGGCAAGTAG